One Lysinibacillus fusiformis genomic window carries:
- a CDS encoding catalase, translating into MDKSWSNQGKNADGDAKDKQLEQFRINNEGKKMNTNQGIKVSNDEDSLKAGVRGPTIMEDFHFREKMTHFDHERIPERVVHARGFAAHGEFELYEPMKEYTRANFLQDPGKKTPVFVRFSTVVGSLGSMDTARDVRGFATKFYTEEGNYDLVGNNIPVFFIQDAIKFPDLIHAVKPEPHNEMPQAASAHDTFWDFVANNQEIAHMIMWHMSDRTIPRSFRMMEGFGVHTFRFVNDRGKSRFVKFHWKPVLGVHSLVWDEAQIIGGKDADFQRRDLWESIEIGDYPEYELGVQMIEKEEEFKFDFDILDATKLWPEELVPVKKIGKMTLNRNVDNVFAETEQVAFHPGNVVPGIDFTNDPLLQGRLFSYIDTQLIRLGGPNFAEIPINRSICPIHNNQRNGFSRQTINLGKVSYHKNSLANNTPSTSTEKEGGFVHYEEKVEGRITRARSKSFDDHFSQARLFWNSMSPPEKQHIIDAFSFEVGKVKSKSVRQQVVDMFVHVDKAMATTVAENIGVNRPTGEQSKVSASSPALSQANTIKLPQTLKVGVLIGDGFDANEVGEVLKYLTRQGVRYSIISDRLGVVTASNGVQLMASETFITTDAVLFDSLYVVGVRADNQAKFNTHIVNYINEAYRHYKPIGIAISGMTFFNMSNANVGPGIVMATGNAQFAKKFVEAIAQQRFWQRNIY; encoded by the coding sequence GTGGATAAATCTTGGTCAAATCAGGGCAAAAATGCAGATGGCGATGCAAAGGATAAGCAGTTAGAACAGTTTCGTATCAATAATGAAGGAAAAAAGATGAACACCAATCAAGGAATTAAAGTTTCAAATGATGAAGATTCATTAAAAGCTGGTGTACGTGGTCCAACAATCATGGAGGATTTTCACTTTAGGGAAAAAATGACACATTTCGATCACGAGCGCATACCAGAACGAGTTGTGCATGCAAGAGGCTTTGCGGCACATGGAGAATTTGAACTGTATGAGCCAATGAAAGAGTATACAAGGGCAAACTTTTTGCAAGATCCAGGTAAGAAAACACCTGTATTTGTAAGATTCTCTACTGTGGTTGGAAGCTTAGGTTCTATGGATACCGCTAGAGATGTTCGAGGATTTGCAACGAAATTTTATACAGAAGAGGGCAATTATGATTTAGTCGGCAATAATATACCTGTATTCTTTATTCAGGACGCCATTAAATTTCCAGATTTAATTCATGCAGTAAAACCCGAACCACACAATGAAATGCCACAAGCAGCCTCCGCTCATGATACGTTTTGGGATTTTGTTGCCAATAATCAAGAAATAGCCCATATGATTATGTGGCATATGTCCGATCGAACGATTCCTAGAAGTTTCCGTATGATGGAGGGCTTTGGCGTTCATACTTTCCGTTTCGTGAATGATAGAGGAAAGTCAAGATTTGTGAAATTCCATTGGAAACCGGTTTTGGGTGTGCATTCACTCGTTTGGGATGAAGCACAAATCATTGGCGGCAAAGATGCTGATTTTCAACGACGTGATTTATGGGAATCAATTGAAATTGGGGATTATCCAGAATATGAACTTGGTGTACAGATGATTGAGAAAGAAGAAGAATTTAAGTTTGATTTTGATATTTTAGATGCAACAAAGCTTTGGCCAGAAGAGTTGGTGCCTGTAAAAAAAATTGGGAAAATGACATTGAATCGCAATGTGGATAATGTTTTTGCAGAAACAGAACAAGTAGCCTTCCATCCAGGAAATGTTGTGCCAGGCATTGACTTTACGAACGATCCACTTTTACAAGGACGATTATTTTCTTATATAGATACACAGCTCATTCGTCTAGGCGGTCCAAACTTTGCAGAAATCCCGATAAACAGATCGATTTGCCCAATTCATAACAATCAGCGCAATGGCTTTAGCCGACAAACCATCAATCTAGGAAAAGTGAGTTATCATAAAAATTCACTGGCAAATAATACGCCTTCAACATCTACCGAGAAAGAGGGTGGCTTTGTCCATTATGAAGAAAAGGTCGAGGGACGTATTACACGAGCCCGCAGTAAGTCTTTTGATGACCACTTCTCACAAGCAAGGCTATTTTGGAATAGTATGTCCCCTCCTGAAAAGCAGCATATTATTGATGCCTTTAGCTTCGAGGTAGGCAAAGTGAAAAGTAAATCTGTTCGGCAACAGGTTGTTGATATGTTCGTCCATGTTGATAAAGCGATGGCGACGACTGTAGCTGAGAATATTGGTGTCAATCGACCAACTGGCGAACAATCGAAGGTCTCAGCCTCATCACCTGCACTTAGTCAGGCAAATACAATAAAATTACCGCAAACACTGAAAGTTGGTGTACTAATTGGTGATGGATTTGATGCGAATGAAGTGGGAGAGGTACTGAAATATTTAACCAGGCAGGGTGTTCGATATAGCATAATTTCTGATAGACTGGGTGTAGTTACAGCCAGTAACGGCGTTCAGTTAATGGCCAGCGAAACATTTATCACAACGGATGCGGTGTTATTTGACTCGTTATATGTTGTAGGCGTACGAGCGGACAATCAGGCAAAATTTAATACACATATTGTGAACTATATAAATGAAGCATATCGACATTATAAACCGATTGGCATTGCCATATCTGGTATGACATTTTTTAATATGTCAAATGCTAATGTAGGACCAGGCATTGTCATGGCGACGGGCAACGCACAATTTGCTAAAAAATTTGTAGAAGCTATTGCACAACAACGTTTTTGGCAAAGAAATATTTATTAA
- a CDS encoding polysaccharide deacetylase family protein: MQCFKKVLFYLAALFFFVAISDQAFAAKSTNFYEYSNAKGVTVINYHSFGDYKEIANINITAKLFREQLKMLKDNGYTTITEEQLIAYLQGHGRIPEKSVFLTIDDGFESVYTIAYPILKEMGMQATLFVIVNDVETGYRKGVPMLNWQQIKEMSDSHSIHVGNHTYDLHWRANNDAPKHEAMILNQTKDGKVLTNEERQRYILEDVTKAHQLIEKHTGKAPTSFAYPYGVYDRVAERAIKEAGYRIDYSTQGGFNMFGDGTVHIKRIDSSNRVSAHDLKKIIEKHQNLAEQRYNNRDIQVEAQVSSNKVALKAWLKSDMKNGALQAKETRFELYKMVNGERQLQRNFGNYLVAASANTKVMSTEENVTNYEAGGYSVKSIIIKQNGSKEVFWINFNR; encoded by the coding sequence ATGCAATGTTTTAAGAAAGTATTATTTTATCTGGCAGCTCTCTTCTTCTTTGTAGCCATTTCAGATCAGGCATTTGCTGCCAAGTCTACGAATTTTTATGAATATAGTAATGCGAAGGGTGTTACGGTCATTAACTATCATTCATTTGGAGATTACAAAGAAATTGCCAACATTAATATAACAGCAAAGCTATTTCGTGAGCAGTTAAAGATGCTTAAGGATAATGGTTATACAACCATTACCGAGGAGCAGTTAATTGCTTATTTACAGGGGCATGGGCGCATCCCAGAGAAATCTGTATTTTTAACGATCGATGATGGCTTCGAAAGTGTGTATACGATTGCTTACCCTATTTTAAAGGAGATGGGTATGCAAGCAACACTATTTGTTATTGTCAACGATGTGGAAACGGGTTATAGAAAAGGTGTGCCCATGTTGAACTGGCAGCAAATAAAGGAAATGTCAGACTCACATAGTATTCATGTAGGTAATCATACATATGATTTACATTGGCGTGCCAACAATGATGCGCCAAAGCACGAGGCAATGATACTAAATCAAACGAAAGATGGAAAGGTGCTTACAAATGAGGAACGTCAACGTTATATTCTTGAGGACGTAACAAAAGCACATCAATTAATAGAGAAACATACAGGGAAGGCACCTACATCTTTTGCCTATCCATATGGTGTTTATGATCGAGTTGCAGAACGAGCAATAAAAGAAGCTGGCTATCGAATCGACTATTCAACACAGGGTGGTTTCAATATGTTCGGGGATGGAACCGTTCATATTAAACGAATTGATTCCAGTAATCGTGTAAGCGCGCACGACTTAAAAAAGATTATAGAAAAACATCAGAATCTAGCAGAGCAGCGTTATAATAATCGAGATATTCAGGTCGAAGCACAAGTTTCATCGAACAAGGTTGCACTTAAAGCATGGCTGAAGAGTGATATGAAGAATGGTGCGCTTCAGGCAAAAGAGACTCGATTTGAGCTCTATAAAATGGTGAATGGTGAACGCCAACTTCAACGTAATTTTGGAAATTATCTTGTTGCAGCAAGCGCCAATACAAAGGTTATGTCGACAGAAGAGAATGTCACAAATTACGAAGCTGGTGGCTACTCTGTCAAATCGATTATTATAAAGCAAAACGGAAGTAAAGAGGTTTTTTGGATTAATTTTAATCGATAA
- the lpdA gene encoding dihydrolipoyl dehydrogenase, whose amino-acid sequence MEKFDVAIIGAGPGGYVSAIHAAKSGMKVALVERGKVGGACYNVGCIPSKILLEHSKLVQEIKRGNEWGIETTTVNVNFERLMQRKDIVIGELLANIERYIASNHITFYRGEATVAKDLTVTVGADSFAAKDIILATGSKPFVPPFKGLEKSTYYTTDTFFDMKELPEQLTIIGGGVIAVEIAFSLAPLGTKVTMLNHSEDILQTEESDARPFIREKMKKLNIELVKDFQFEHFNGNEIHTSKGIHTYENLLFATGRRPNTEIAQQLGLDFDGRLIAVNGHLETSQPHIYAIGDLVGGYQLAHAASAEGIHVIEHILGNAPAVIDQALIPRCVYTHPEIATFGLLEEQVEVEYTVTKMPIHTNPKALMEGNIEGFVKLIAAQQDGQILGACVVADGATEMLNAILATKNAGGTAQNLAEMIFPHPTVSEHIGDAAKAVFRKAIHQ is encoded by the coding sequence GTGGAAAAGTTTGATGTAGCAATTATAGGCGCAGGTCCAGGGGGATATGTGTCAGCCATCCACGCAGCTAAAAGTGGCATGAAGGTCGCTTTGGTAGAACGTGGAAAAGTAGGAGGAGCGTGCTATAATGTTGGCTGTATTCCGTCCAAAATTTTATTAGAGCATAGCAAGCTTGTACAAGAAATTAAACGTGGCAATGAGTGGGGCATTGAAACAACTACTGTGAATGTGAATTTTGAGCGCTTGATGCAACGCAAAGATATTGTTATTGGTGAGCTATTAGCGAATATTGAGCGTTATATTGCGAGCAATCATATTACATTTTATCGTGGCGAAGCAACTGTTGCGAAGGATTTAACGGTAACCGTTGGTGCAGATAGCTTTGCAGCTAAAGATATTATTTTAGCAACAGGCAGTAAACCTTTTGTACCACCGTTCAAAGGTTTAGAAAAGTCTACATACTATACAACTGATACCTTTTTTGATATGAAGGAGTTACCAGAGCAATTAACGATTATCGGCGGTGGTGTAATCGCAGTAGAAATAGCATTTAGCTTGGCTCCACTTGGTACGAAGGTAACAATGCTTAATCATAGTGAAGATATTTTACAGACGGAAGAGTCGGATGCAAGGCCATTTATTCGTGAAAAGATGAAAAAGCTTAATATTGAGCTAGTGAAAGATTTCCAATTTGAGCATTTTAATGGCAATGAAATTCACACATCGAAAGGAATCCATACATACGAAAACTTATTATTTGCAACAGGACGTCGTCCAAATACAGAAATTGCACAGCAGTTAGGACTTGATTTTGATGGTCGTTTAATTGCCGTGAATGGGCATCTTGAGACGAGTCAGCCACATATTTACGCTATTGGTGATTTAGTTGGAGGATACCAGCTTGCACATGCTGCAAGTGCGGAAGGCATTCATGTTATAGAGCATATCTTGGGAAACGCACCTGCTGTGATTGACCAAGCATTAATCCCTCGTTGTGTCTATACACATCCTGAGATTGCTACATTCGGTCTGTTAGAAGAGCAAGTTGAGGTAGAATATACTGTAACAAAAATGCCCATTCACACAAATCCTAAAGCGTTGATGGAAGGCAATATTGAAGGTTTTGTAAAACTAATTGCAGCACAACAGGATGGGCAAATATTAGGGGCATGTGTAGTTGCAGATGGAGCTACAGAAATGCTGAATGCCATTTTAGCTACGAAAAATGCAGGTGGTACGGCGCAAAATCTAGCTGAAATGATTTTCCCACATCCAACCGTATCTGAGCATATTGGTGATGCAGCAAAGGCTGTATTTAGGAAGGCGATTCATCAATAA
- a CDS encoding LLM class flavin-dependent oxidoreductase: protein MKLGFWLPIFGGWLRNVENENMPATFDYAKQVIQTGEKLGFDATLIAELYLNDIKGIDADALEAWSTAAALAAVTEKIEILAAVRPGYHNPAVTAKMAANIDQIAKGRFTLNIVSAWWEQEAKQYGGHFTEHGERYDRTEEFVDILKGLWTEESFSYNGNYYKLENAHLSPKPVQKPYPTLYAGGESERGKQAITNQCDAYVMHGGTVGEVAEKIKDMITRRDSAGKTSFETFGMAAYVIVRDTEEEAQAELARITNVQDTAGYVGFDDFTSKSKLEQEITLQDYSVSNRGLRPNLVGTPQQVAERILAYEAIGVNLLLLQFSPQLEEMERFARDVMPLVKTKTAILQ from the coding sequence ATGAAATTAGGATTTTGGTTACCAATTTTCGGTGGATGGTTACGGAATGTAGAAAATGAAAATATGCCAGCAACTTTTGATTATGCGAAACAGGTTATTCAAACAGGTGAAAAGCTTGGCTTTGATGCAACTTTAATCGCAGAGCTATATCTAAATGATATTAAAGGGATTGATGCGGATGCACTTGAGGCATGGTCAACAGCGGCTGCACTGGCAGCAGTGACTGAAAAGATAGAAATATTAGCAGCAGTTCGACCAGGTTATCATAACCCAGCTGTAACCGCAAAAATGGCTGCAAACATCGATCAGATTGCCAAAGGTCGGTTTACATTGAATATCGTGTCAGCTTGGTGGGAACAAGAGGCGAAGCAATATGGTGGTCATTTTACAGAGCATGGTGAGCGTTATGACCGTACAGAGGAGTTTGTCGATATTTTAAAAGGTTTATGGACAGAAGAATCATTTAGTTATAATGGTAATTATTACAAACTGGAAAATGCACATTTATCACCAAAACCAGTTCAAAAACCATATCCAACGCTATATGCAGGTGGCGAAAGTGAACGCGGCAAGCAAGCGATTACTAACCAATGTGATGCCTATGTTATGCATGGTGGTACCGTAGGGGAAGTGGCTGAAAAAATAAAAGACATGATAACTCGCCGAGATTCTGCCGGGAAAACATCATTCGAAACATTTGGAATGGCGGCCTATGTTATTGTTCGTGATACAGAGGAAGAAGCACAGGCTGAGCTAGCACGAATTACCAATGTACAGGATACAGCAGGTTATGTAGGTTTTGACGATTTTACCAGTAAATCAAAGCTAGAGCAGGAAATTACACTGCAGGATTACTCAGTATCCAACCGTGGCTTACGACCAAATTTAGTAGGTACACCACAGCAGGTCGCTGAGCGGATTTTAGCGTACGAGGCAATAGGCGTGAACTTATTATTACTACAATTTTCACCACAGTTAGAAGAAATGGAACGATTTGCAAGAGATGTCATGCCTTTAGTTAAAACCAAAACAGCCATTTTGCAGTAA
- a CDS encoding ATP-grasp domain-containing protein has protein sequence MSAKIYILHENDEWTIHLIKRLQEQNLPYETWHLAEGLVDLSAEPPEGIFYSRMSASSHTRGHAYAPELTAAVLAWLEFHGRTVINGSQALQLEISKVNQYTALEAAGIQTPKTIATAGKNQLVEAAKKIGTASFITKHNRAGKGLGVQLFHSIEALEAYAHSSKFESPVDGITLVQQYIKAPVPYITRCEFVGGKFLYAVRVDTSEGFELCPAEACQIGDLYCPVGDPVTQKPKFYIVDDFPRELIERYEAFLARNKVRVAGIESIIDEGGNVFTYDVNTNTNYNLDAEKKANQYGMLAVAKYLGATLRQYENALQML, from the coding sequence ATGTCAGCTAAAATTTATATACTTCATGAAAATGACGAATGGACAATTCATTTGATTAAGCGATTACAGGAGCAAAACCTTCCTTATGAGACATGGCATCTAGCAGAAGGCTTAGTGGATTTATCAGCAGAACCGCCAGAAGGAATATTTTATAGTCGTATGAGTGCCTCATCCCATACTCGTGGGCACGCATATGCACCTGAATTAACAGCAGCTGTGCTTGCATGGCTAGAATTTCATGGTAGAACCGTTATTAACGGTAGTCAAGCGTTACAATTAGAAATAAGTAAGGTCAATCAATATACAGCACTTGAAGCAGCGGGTATTCAAACACCAAAAACGATTGCAACTGCCGGTAAAAATCAGCTAGTAGAAGCAGCTAAAAAAATTGGTACGGCATCGTTCATTACAAAGCATAATCGTGCAGGTAAAGGTCTGGGGGTACAATTATTTCACTCAATAGAGGCACTGGAAGCTTATGCACATAGTTCCAAGTTTGAATCACCTGTAGATGGTATCACGTTAGTACAACAATATATCAAGGCGCCTGTGCCCTACATTACACGCTGTGAATTTGTCGGTGGCAAATTTTTATATGCTGTTCGTGTTGATACATCAGAGGGCTTTGAACTTTGCCCTGCCGAAGCTTGTCAAATAGGTGATTTATATTGCCCGGTAGGAGATCCTGTCACGCAGAAACCGAAGTTCTATATTGTGGATGATTTCCCGAGAGAACTAATAGAGCGCTATGAAGCATTTTTGGCACGTAATAAAGTGCGTGTGGCAGGCATTGAATCGATTATTGATGAGGGTGGCAATGTTTTTACGTATGACGTGAATACAAACACAAATTATAATCTCGATGCCGAAAAGAAAGCCAATCAATACGGTATGTTAGCAGTTGCGAAATACTTAGGTGCAACATTACGTCAATATGAAAATGCATTACAAATGCTTTAA
- the ssuE gene encoding NADPH-dependent FMN reductase: protein MTKVVIINGSNTRDSRVTGVHEKVELFFKAQRVAVHTNYVHELPPADLIKANFASEAIIAENKLVEEADIVVIITPIYKASYTGILKTYLDLLPQKALEGKTILPIAVGGSIGHLLALEYALKPVLAVLGATDIAHSVYIIDKQIIRLEDGGFAVEEEAIKRLDGELNKLQQIATVN from the coding sequence GTGACAAAAGTAGTGATTATTAATGGCAGTAATACAAGAGATTCACGTGTTACGGGGGTGCATGAAAAGGTAGAGCTCTTTTTCAAGGCACAAAGAGTAGCGGTTCATACCAACTATGTGCACGAATTACCGCCAGCAGATTTAATCAAGGCCAATTTTGCCAGTGAGGCAATTATAGCTGAAAATAAATTAGTAGAGGAAGCCGATATTGTCGTAATCATAACGCCGATTTATAAAGCCTCCTACACGGGGATTTTAAAAACCTATTTAGATTTATTGCCTCAAAAAGCATTGGAGGGTAAAACGATCTTACCAATAGCAGTGGGTGGTTCAATCGGACATTTGCTTGCATTAGAATACGCCCTAAAGCCAGTTTTGGCCGTTTTAGGAGCCACAGATATTGCACATTCGGTATATATCATTGACAAGCAAATTATTCGATTAGAAGATGGTGGCTTTGCAGTTGAGGAAGAAGCTATTAAACGTCTAGATGGAGAATTAAACAAGTTACAGCAGATTGCTACCGTTAATTAA
- a CDS encoding aldehyde dehydrogenase encodes MNFTTQDVENMIAEQRTFYFSRATKDAKFRKAQLLKLKKTILKHEKDVLNALYLDLRKSEFEAYATEVGIVLDSISYMVKHVEEWMKPEAVKTPIQYQMGKSFIVREPYGVTLIIGPFNYPFQLVMEPLIGAIIGGNTAIVKPSETSVHTAAIIKKIIEETFDSSYVRVVEGEKEEVTALIHASFDYIFFTGSVAVGKVVARAAAERLTPIALELGGKSPAIVDQTANLEVAAKRLAWGKFTNTGQTCVAPDYVLVHKDVYEQFIKLLKDTIRSYYGKNALKSPDYGRIVSTRQFDRLQQILVEERDVITYGGRSDRDDLYMEPTIIEQVKWSSPSMQDELFGPILPVMMYDDLRLAIHQIRQLPKPLAAYFFSEHEKAIQYFLEELPFGGGCINDTITHVGNLHLPFGGVGPSGVKAYHGKASFENFTHPKSILKKSSKLETNVLFPPYKQKVKLVRTIMK; translated from the coding sequence ATGAATTTTACGACACAAGATGTTGAAAATATGATTGCAGAACAACGCACATTTTACTTCTCACGCGCGACAAAAGATGCGAAGTTTCGAAAAGCGCAATTATTGAAATTAAAGAAAACCATTTTAAAACATGAAAAAGATGTCCTAAATGCATTATATTTAGATTTGCGAAAAAGTGAATTTGAGGCATATGCAACAGAGGTTGGCATTGTTCTCGATAGCATTTCTTATATGGTGAAGCATGTGGAAGAATGGATGAAGCCAGAAGCTGTAAAAACCCCAATACAGTATCAGATGGGGAAAAGTTTCATTGTTCGAGAGCCATATGGAGTTACATTGATCATTGGACCTTTTAATTATCCATTTCAACTTGTCATGGAGCCATTAATTGGTGCAATCATTGGCGGGAATACTGCCATAGTAAAGCCATCTGAAACATCGGTGCATACAGCAGCAATTATCAAAAAAATAATAGAGGAAACGTTTGATTCCTCCTATGTTCGTGTTGTGGAAGGCGAAAAGGAAGAGGTTACAGCGCTTATTCATGCCTCATTTGATTATATCTTTTTTACAGGAAGCGTGGCGGTTGGGAAAGTAGTAGCAAGAGCAGCGGCTGAACGTTTAACACCGATTGCACTTGAACTTGGTGGTAAAAGCCCAGCGATAGTCGATCAAACAGCCAATTTAGAAGTAGCTGCAAAAAGACTAGCATGGGGTAAATTTACAAATACGGGTCAAACATGTGTAGCACCAGATTATGTGCTCGTTCATAAAGATGTCTATGAACAATTTATAAAATTGTTAAAAGATACGATTCGTTCTTATTACGGGAAAAATGCCCTGAAAAGTCCTGATTACGGTCGTATTGTGAGTACTAGACAATTTGATCGCTTGCAACAGATTTTAGTGGAAGAGCGTGATGTGATTACGTACGGCGGTCGATCAGATCGAGATGATTTATATATGGAGCCTACGATTATTGAACAGGTAAAATGGTCAAGCCCTTCAATGCAGGATGAACTATTTGGACCGATTTTACCGGTTATGATGTATGATGATTTGCGTCTTGCTATTCATCAAATTCGTCAATTACCAAAGCCATTAGCGGCATATTTTTTCTCTGAACATGAGAAAGCTATCCAATATTTTTTAGAAGAGCTACCTTTTGGTGGTGGCTGTATAAACGATACGATCACACATGTTGGAAATCTCCATTTGCCGTTTGGAGGCGTAGGTCCTTCAGGCGTAAAAGCCTATCATGGTAAGGCAAGTTTTGAAAATTTTACACACCCAAAATCAATCTTAAAAAAATCATCGAAGCTCGAAACGAATGTTCTTTTCCCACCATATAAACAAAAGGTTAAGCTTGTCCGTACTATTATGAAATAA
- a CDS encoding UDP-N-acetylmuramoyl-L-alanyl-D-glutamate--2,6-diaminopimelate ligase — translation MYAEELLSALPLKKIIGELPDQVSDIVIDSRSVQPNSMFVCIKGYTVDGHDYAEKAVEGGATIVLTERELPLANTIAQVIVKDTERAVGLIAAKFFDYPSKDITMIGVTGTNGKTSVTGIIQNIMHGMGEKSALSGTIGFNLNGILYESANTTSDALSTQQMIFRAKMEGCRLMTMEVSSHGLALGRLAGVDYDVAIFTNLTHDHLDFHGTMEEYGHAKGLLFSQLGQDLEKNKYVVLNADDAWSERYAAMTPFPVWTYGLKNETADFRAINCEYHDYMTSFDVVMPEGTYAVKMQLLGEFNIYNVLAAMVAFYGRGYSMETIIEQIEQLPPVKGRMEKVCSDLPVQIFVDYAHTPDAIEKAIAAAKPYKKGKLIFLVGTGGNRDKTKRPAMAEKASSADYVILTTDDPRYEDYDSITGDLAKGMLHNNYARIGDRAEAVRHAIAVAEPGDMIIFAGKGHEDYQIIENTKYPHSDAEIAVEAGRLKFV, via the coding sequence ATGTATGCAGAGGAATTGTTAAGTGCATTACCTTTGAAAAAAATTATTGGAGAGCTACCAGACCAGGTCAGTGATATTGTGATCGATTCTCGTAGTGTGCAACCAAATAGTATGTTTGTTTGCATTAAAGGTTACACAGTAGACGGTCATGACTATGCGGAGAAGGCTGTAGAAGGTGGCGCAACAATTGTGTTGACTGAACGTGAATTACCGTTAGCGAATACGATTGCACAAGTTATTGTAAAAGATACGGAACGCGCAGTTGGCTTAATAGCGGCTAAGTTTTTTGATTATCCATCGAAGGATATTACAATGATTGGTGTGACAGGAACAAATGGTAAAACATCAGTAACGGGTATCATTCAAAATATTATGCATGGTATGGGCGAGAAGTCTGCACTATCTGGAACAATTGGCTTTAATTTGAATGGTATTTTATATGAATCTGCAAACACTACGAGCGATGCGTTATCGACCCAACAAATGATTTTTCGTGCAAAGATGGAAGGCTGTCGATTAATGACAATGGAAGTCTCTTCACATGGTTTAGCCCTTGGGCGTTTAGCTGGTGTTGATTATGACGTAGCTATTTTTACGAATCTAACACATGATCATCTTGATTTCCATGGTACGATGGAAGAATACGGCCATGCCAAAGGCTTATTATTCTCCCAACTTGGACAAGATTTAGAAAAGAATAAATACGTGGTGTTGAATGCAGATGATGCTTGGTCTGAGCGCTATGCAGCGATGACACCATTCCCTGTATGGACGTATGGTTTAAAAAATGAAACGGCCGATTTCCGCGCCATTAACTGTGAGTACCATGACTATATGACCTCTTTTGACGTGGTTATGCCAGAAGGTACATACGCTGTCAAAATGCAATTGCTTGGGGAGTTCAATATTTATAATGTACTTGCAGCGATGGTTGCTTTTTACGGTCGCGGCTACTCAATGGAAACAATTATTGAGCAAATTGAACAACTACCGCCAGTTAAAGGACGAATGGAGAAGGTCTGTTCAGATTTACCCGTACAAATTTTTGTCGATTATGCGCATACACCCGATGCTATCGAAAAAGCGATTGCTGCGGCTAAGCCGTATAAAAAAGGTAAACTGATTTTCTTAGTAGGTACAGGCGGAAATCGCGATAAAACAAAGCGTCCAGCGATGGCAGAAAAGGCATCATCAGCAGATTATGTTATTTTAACGACCGATGATCCTCGCTATGAAGATTACGATAGTATTACGGGAGATCTTGCAAAAGGAATGCTACATAACAATTATGCACGTATTGGTGACCGTGCTGAAGCAGTCCGACATGCAATTGCTGTAGCTGAACCAGGTGATATGATTATTTTTGCGGGTAAAGGTCATGAAGATTATCAAATTATTGAAAACACGAAATATCCGCATAGCGATGCAGAAATCGCTGTAGAAGCGGGACGATTAAAATTTGTCTAA